A region from the Leptospira venezuelensis genome encodes:
- a CDS encoding efflux RND transporter permease subunit translates to MNIALLSIKRPIFITSLVILMLITGVFSLSKMGVDLFPDVNIPVVTVTTIYPGAGPEEIEELISKPLEEELSSIAGLKKITSRNQEGVSVVLGEFTLSTDIKYAEQQFRDKTASVRPKLPDGIKEPKVVRFDPADQPIIRLAVFADLDQAKMYDLAKETVKAKLEQIAGVGSVRLVGGTRREIQIELDRNKLVSYQMPMVVIANRLKTAGLNVPVGKYDSGAKETSYRTLGRYETLSQIENTIVSFGGDVGNSVLIKQLGSVRDGTEDEETLGYLWAAKSDEVEEEDVGLLTHPFTWITQLPKRVKRTFSKFSGAKEPVIEKELKPALFIDVYKQSGANTVAVADEVLKRIDKLNADIQPLAGKPKIRLIRDGSRWIRYNVEDVTEAIVLGILLAVITVYFFLGNLRSTIITGLALPNSLLGAFIIMWIMGFTINVMTLLALSLAVGLLVDDAIVVRENIFRKLEEGATVMEAAEKGTMEVALAVIGTSLTVIAVFFPVGFLSGIVGQFFKQFGLTVVFAMIISLFDGLFVAPMLSAYFAGKLTHDKKNAAVEAFDRFQNWLEKVYKITMQYALAHPGKIILLSFLIFALSFVSCAFVKKTFLPANDQGEFMVTLDLPPGTSLQGTKEVSDKVLAELQKFPEMDKIAITIGKPDGGEPNTAILAIALVSSKKRSRDTTTVKEEIRTMLKAYDYARPAVSDYSAVGGGVQYPFQLVLKGNNLEEVEAYSKKVIERLKGIKDLADIDSDYRSGKPEYQIVLDNSRMQLVGVLPGVAGSELRYQIAGDQVSKFYDKGIEYEVRMRLKPDQRNLRAAYGQTKVPNIANRLIPLAAISTGKENLGPSRINRIDRARAVVVNANLAPGGAIGTAMEEATKILTKEIPPPPGVRFNFQGQSEDLKELFLNIIVAFGLALVFIYLVLASLYESFITPITILFAIPPAISGAFFALHLTGEMLNIFSMIGLILLMGLVAKNSILLVDYAMQAVRERGITRDEAILEAGLVRLRPILMTSIAMIMGTVPIALGLGEAAKSRTAMGIAIIGGLILSTLVTLIVVPSIFGGIDKFREWIEGKFRPDMTATIHSEAGHSGSTAVATNHGQTSLSEWAQDVESKPKKGNTSKKKK, encoded by the coding sequence TTGAATATCGCGCTCCTCTCCATTAAACGTCCCATTTTTATTACCAGTCTTGTGATCCTTATGTTGATCACCGGTGTCTTTTCTCTCAGCAAGATGGGGGTGGATCTTTTTCCGGATGTGAACATCCCAGTGGTAACTGTAACTACGATCTATCCGGGAGCTGGTCCAGAAGAGATAGAAGAATTGATCTCTAAACCTTTAGAAGAAGAACTTTCTTCTATCGCAGGGTTGAAAAAGATCACTTCCCGTAACCAGGAAGGTGTTTCTGTAGTTTTAGGAGAATTTACTCTTTCAACGGATATCAAATATGCAGAACAGCAGTTTCGAGATAAGACCGCTTCAGTTCGTCCGAAACTTCCGGATGGAATCAAAGAACCAAAAGTAGTTCGTTTCGACCCAGCGGACCAACCAATCATTCGTTTGGCTGTGTTTGCGGATTTAGATCAGGCAAAAATGTATGATCTAGCGAAAGAAACTGTTAAGGCGAAGTTGGAACAGATCGCAGGTGTAGGTTCCGTAAGACTCGTGGGAGGAACCAGAAGAGAAATCCAAATCGAATTAGATAGAAATAAATTAGTTTCTTATCAAATGCCTATGGTTGTGATCGCAAATCGATTAAAGACTGCAGGTTTGAACGTTCCTGTAGGTAAATACGATTCCGGTGCGAAAGAAACTTCTTACAGAACTTTAGGTAGATATGAAACTCTTTCTCAGATAGAGAACACTATCGTTTCCTTTGGTGGGGATGTTGGAAATTCAGTCCTAATTAAACAACTTGGTTCCGTTAGAGATGGAACGGAAGATGAGGAGACTCTAGGATATCTTTGGGCTGCTAAAAGTGATGAAGTGGAAGAAGAGGATGTAGGTCTTCTAACACATCCTTTTACTTGGATCACTCAGCTTCCGAAAAGGGTCAAAAGAACTTTTTCTAAATTTAGCGGTGCTAAAGAACCAGTTATTGAAAAAGAACTAAAGCCTGCATTATTCATCGACGTTTATAAGCAGTCGGGTGCAAATACTGTAGCCGTTGCTGATGAGGTTTTAAAAAGGATAGATAAGCTAAATGCGGATATCCAACCTCTTGCAGGTAAACCTAAGATCAGATTGATCCGCGATGGTTCCAGATGGATCCGTTACAACGTAGAAGACGTTACGGAAGCGATCGTTCTAGGTATCTTATTAGCGGTCATCACAGTTTATTTCTTCTTAGGGAACTTAAGATCTACGATCATAACCGGTCTTGCATTACCTAACTCGTTACTCGGTGCATTCATTATCATGTGGATTATGGGATTCACGATCAACGTTATGACCTTGTTGGCCTTATCGTTAGCGGTAGGTCTTCTCGTGGACGACGCGATTGTGGTCCGGGAAAACATCTTCCGAAAATTGGAAGAAGGTGCGACCGTGATGGAAGCCGCAGAAAAAGGAACCATGGAAGTGGCTCTCGCGGTGATCGGAACTTCCTTAACTGTGATCGCAGTATTCTTCCCTGTTGGATTCTTATCAGGAATTGTAGGTCAGTTCTTCAAACAGTTCGGACTGACTGTGGTTTTCGCCATGATCATTTCACTCTTCGATGGTCTTTTTGTGGCTCCTATGTTGTCCGCTTACTTTGCCGGAAAGCTTACCCACGATAAAAAGAACGCCGCTGTGGAAGCATTCGATCGTTTCCAAAATTGGTTAGAGAAAGTTTATAAGATCACGATGCAATACGCGTTAGCACATCCAGGTAAGATCATTCTTCTTAGCTTCTTAATATTTGCTCTTTCCTTCGTAAGTTGTGCGTTTGTGAAAAAGACTTTCTTACCTGCGAACGATCAGGGTGAATTTATGGTGACCTTAGATCTTCCTCCAGGTACGAGCTTACAAGGTACTAAAGAAGTTTCGGATAAGGTTTTGGCAGAACTCCAAAAATTCCCGGAAATGGATAAGATCGCAATCACCATCGGTAAACCGGATGGCGGAGAACCGAACACTGCCATATTAGCGATCGCGCTTGTTTCTTCCAAAAAAAGGTCCAGAGATACTACCACTGTCAAAGAAGAGATCCGTACAATGTTAAAGGCTTATGATTATGCAAGGCCGGCAGTTTCGGATTATTCCGCAGTAGGGGGCGGGGTCCAGTATCCATTCCAATTAGTTCTTAAGGGAAATAATTTGGAAGAAGTAGAAGCATATTCTAAAAAAGTAATAGAACGACTGAAAGGTATCAAAGACCTCGCGGACATCGACTCAGACTATCGAAGCGGAAAGCCTGAATATCAAATCGTTTTGGATAATTCCAGAATGCAATTGGTCGGTGTTCTTCCTGGTGTTGCGGGTTCCGAATTAAGATACCAAATCGCAGGAGACCAGGTCAGTAAATTCTACGACAAAGGGATCGAGTATGAGGTCCGTATGAGGCTCAAACCGGACCAAAGGAATTTGAGAGCAGCTTACGGCCAGACCAAGGTCCCGAATATCGCAAACAGGTTAATTCCTCTAGCAGCGATCAGCACGGGTAAAGAAAACTTAGGTCCTTCTCGAATCAATCGTATTGATAGAGCCAGAGCAGTTGTTGTAAACGCGAACCTTGCACCGGGAGGTGCCATCGGAACTGCGATGGAAGAAGCGACCAAAATTTTGACCAAAGAAATTCCTCCTCCGCCAGGAGTTCGTTTTAATTTCCAAGGTCAGTCTGAGGATTTGAAAGAACTTTTCTTGAATATCATCGTAGCATTCGGTCTTGCGTTGGTATTCATCTATTTGGTTCTTGCTTCTCTTTACGAATCTTTCATTACTCCGATCACAATCTTATTTGCGATCCCTCCTGCAATTTCCGGAGCATTCTTCGCTCTGCACTTAACAGGAGAAATGTTGAACATATTCTCGATGATAGGACTCATCCTACTCATGGGACTTGTAGCCAAAAACTCGATCTTACTCGTGGACTATGCAATGCAAGCTGTGAGAGAAAGGGGCATCACAAGAGACGAAGCAATCCTCGAAGCGGGACTTGTCAGATTACGTCCAATCTTGATGACATCCATCGCGATGATCATGGGAACTGTTCCGATTGCATTAGGTCTTGGAGAAGCAGCGAAATCCAGAACGGCAATGGGTATTGCGATTATTGGAGGTCTAATCCTCTCCACATTAGTTACATTGATCGTGGTTCCTTCCATCTTCGGTGGTATCGATAAGTTCAGAGAATGGATAGAAGGAAAATTCCGTCCGGATATGACTGCGACAATCCACAGCGAAGCTGGTCATTCTGGAAGCACTGCTGTTGCAACTAATCATGGCCAAACTTCTTTAAGTGAATGGGCTCAAGATGTGGAGTCCAAACCTAAGAAGGGAAATACGAGTAAGAAGAAAAAGTAG
- a CDS encoding DegT/DnrJ/EryC1/StrS family aminotransferase, producing MSAETEVLEKPSRKKTDIEFHKPTLSREDLKTVLEALVEDHLASGSVTHKFEKAFSSTFRTKQVISANSLTAAYHLSLLALEIQPGDKIAISTFAPLAALDAIFLMQAQPLVVDMGKHSFHICPERLSAALEDESVKAVVLDHTFGSLADFSKYDFKNRPVIEDFSEAVGARTETFTPGKQGKISICGLSIEYLITTGNGALICTDDDSLAKKIRARKEGKAPYPRKEGQPRLDYDMIDYQAALGIEQLSNLGVILERKRKIAQVYLQSIQGSQVGSHFNDPNSETFNRFVIIAPGNYEQVERYFRSLQIGTRRTVAEPIHHILELSNSDFPNGERLYQRGHCIPIYPNLTKDNVQRISQAIRRIY from the coding sequence ATGAGCGCGGAAACCGAAGTTTTAGAGAAACCAAGCCGGAAAAAAACCGATATCGAATTCCATAAACCGACTCTTTCTCGGGAAGACCTGAAAACCGTTTTAGAGGCATTGGTAGAAGACCATCTAGCTTCCGGATCTGTGACCCATAAGTTTGAGAAAGCTTTTTCTTCTACTTTCAGGACTAAACAAGTAATTTCTGCAAACAGCTTAACTGCTGCATATCATCTGTCTTTATTGGCGTTGGAGATCCAACCCGGAGATAAAATTGCTATCTCCACTTTCGCTCCTCTTGCTGCTCTAGATGCAATTTTCTTAATGCAAGCGCAACCTTTGGTTGTGGATATGGGAAAACATTCTTTCCATATCTGTCCTGAAAGATTATCTGCCGCTCTGGAAGACGAATCTGTAAAAGCTGTGGTTTTAGATCACACTTTCGGTTCTTTGGCAGACTTCTCGAAATACGATTTTAAAAATCGCCCCGTAATCGAAGATTTTTCAGAAGCAGTCGGTGCAAGAACCGAAACATTCACTCCAGGTAAGCAGGGCAAAATTTCTATCTGTGGTCTTTCGATCGAGTATCTGATCACTACCGGAAATGGAGCGTTGATCTGTACTGATGATGACTCATTAGCAAAAAAGATCCGAGCGAGAAAAGAAGGTAAGGCGCCTTATCCGCGTAAAGAAGGCCAACCGAGATTAGATTACGATATGATCGATTACCAAGCGGCTTTAGGGATCGAACAATTATCTAATCTTGGTGTAATCTTAGAAAGAAAAAGAAAGATCGCTCAGGTTTATCTGCAATCCATCCAAGGGTCCCAAGTTGGTTCTCATTTTAACGATCCGAATTCTGAAACTTTCAATCGATTTGTGATCATTGCTCCAGGTAATTATGAGCAAGTAGAAAGATACTTCCGTTCTTTACAAATCGGTACTCGCAGAACTGTTGCCGAACCGATCCACCATATCTTAGAACTTTCTAATTCTGATTTTCCGAACGGGGAAAGACTCTACCAAAGAGGTCATTGCATCCCGATTTATCCAAACCTAACCAAGGATAATGTGCAAAGGATCTCTCAAGCGATTCGTAGAATTTACTAA
- a CDS encoding helix-turn-helix transcriptional regulator — MKEELDKDIDQEIEPREMNPTEYRLLTLLFNFFRFPDGITLSSLRKIMEGFYDNENRDSDRRKLSRDIEELGALGFHIKYYPQKNGKDFVYVLIKDPLSKTLEFTEEELREISALLLRGYSEAPKYELYTAARKIFAGDLEYFPQMTENPQENPEELGETAFQILEALKNHTPIRIKYYKTFPEDSYIKEADPIRLIRKGGQDHYLLAYDREEKTKKRFVLPKILSVELLQGDPLYQAKGAKKETEEDLIIHAGLFPVHETKKVEWICKEEGLVKAKLFLTGIKYTEEKNKLSFQSSNLEGLLPFLWRWPDAIETVLPEELNSVLRNSVKQISELYEKV; from the coding sequence ATGAAAGAAGAACTAGACAAAGATATAGATCAGGAAATCGAGCCCAGGGAGATGAATCCCACAGAATACCGGCTTCTCACATTATTATTCAATTTTTTCAGATTTCCAGATGGGATTACTTTAAGCTCCTTACGAAAGATTATGGAAGGATTTTACGATAACGAAAATCGAGACTCCGACAGAAGGAAATTATCCAGAGACATCGAAGAGTTAGGCGCCTTAGGATTTCATATCAAATATTATCCCCAAAAGAATGGAAAAGATTTCGTATATGTGCTCATAAAAGATCCACTTTCCAAAACTCTTGAGTTCACTGAAGAAGAACTCAGAGAAATTTCAGCACTCTTATTAAGAGGATATTCAGAAGCTCCCAAATACGAACTCTACACTGCCGCTAGGAAAATATTTGCGGGTGATCTAGAATACTTTCCTCAAATGACTGAAAACCCCCAAGAAAATCCAGAAGAGTTGGGAGAAACTGCGTTCCAGATATTGGAAGCTCTTAAAAATCATACGCCGATCCGAATCAAATACTACAAAACATTCCCTGAAGATTCTTACATAAAGGAAGCGGATCCGATCCGATTGATCCGAAAAGGTGGCCAGGATCATTATCTGCTAGCTTACGATAGGGAAGAAAAAACCAAAAAAAGATTCGTTTTACCTAAGATCTTGTCTGTGGAACTCCTACAAGGAGACCCACTTTACCAGGCAAAAGGAGCCAAAAAAGAAACAGAAGAAGATCTGATTATACATGCAGGATTATTCCCGGTCCACGAAACCAAAAAAGTGGAGTGGATCTGCAAAGAAGAAGGTCTCGTAAAAGCAAAACTATTCCTGACAGGGATTAAATATACCGAAGAGAAAAATAAACTCAGTTTTCAATCCTCCAATTTGGAAGGGCTATTGCCGTTTCTATGGAGATGGCCGGACGCAATTGAAACAGTCCTTCCTGAAGAATTGAACTCTGTACTACGAAACTCAGTAAAACAGATCTCAGAACTCTACGAAAAAGTATAA
- a CDS encoding M48 family metallopeptidase — translation MKLKNILFTLFSLQILLTLVMKYFSYQGDLSPELHERILKYFTQEDINSGIDYERRGFFVSIIGSLLDFALAGAFVFSPISVKLEEYFSRKTGQRFYPTVFLFFVSFYLVEFIISLPFSYYFGYVIEHEFQFSNMNIGDWILFKAKSFGLGFLFGGLIVLIVAFVLKNLPRAWKYILPILSLGFGLLMSVLYPIIITPIFYDYGPIQDGSLKTKILALSQKANIQVENIYVINESKYSGHTNAYFTGWGESKKIFLYDTLINNHTEEEVVSVLGHEIGHWVHNHQMIEIALSTLETFLLCFLLGYVFKKVKEEGSIPLKEFYSPSSLPFLFLILSLVGTVLGPFSSTLSRTLETQADREALVLTNDKKSFINTEIKLAKDNKSRLNPHKLEVIFEHSHPTTIERIEFAEGWK, via the coding sequence ATGAAACTAAAAAACATCCTATTCACATTATTCTCACTACAGATCTTACTCACACTCGTAATGAAATACTTCTCCTATCAAGGAGATCTATCTCCAGAGTTGCATGAAAGAATTCTAAAATATTTTACCCAAGAAGATATCAACTCAGGGATAGACTACGAACGAAGGGGATTTTTTGTCTCGATCATAGGCTCTTTATTGGACTTTGCATTGGCAGGAGCATTTGTATTCTCCCCAATCTCGGTAAAGTTAGAAGAATATTTTAGCAGAAAAACAGGGCAGAGGTTTTATCCAACGGTATTTCTATTCTTTGTTTCCTTCTATCTTGTAGAATTTATCATATCTCTGCCATTCAGCTATTATTTTGGATATGTAATAGAACACGAATTTCAATTTTCTAATATGAATATAGGAGATTGGATCTTATTTAAAGCGAAATCTTTTGGGTTAGGATTTCTATTTGGTGGATTAATTGTTCTAATTGTAGCATTCGTCCTGAAAAATCTTCCACGTGCTTGGAAATATATACTTCCTATCTTATCTCTCGGATTTGGATTACTCATGTCAGTATTGTATCCAATCATCATCACCCCGATCTTTTACGATTATGGCCCTATCCAAGATGGAAGTTTAAAAACAAAAATATTAGCACTTAGCCAAAAGGCAAATATCCAAGTAGAAAATATATATGTGATCAACGAGAGCAAATACTCTGGTCACACAAACGCATACTTCACTGGATGGGGAGAAAGTAAAAAGATTTTCTTATACGATACTCTCATCAATAACCACACAGAAGAAGAAGTAGTAAGCGTTCTTGGACATGAAATAGGTCATTGGGTCCATAACCACCAAATGATAGAGATTGCACTCAGCACTCTGGAAACTTTTTTATTATGCTTCTTATTGGGATATGTATTCAAAAAAGTAAAAGAAGAAGGATCAATTCCATTAAAGGAGTTTTATTCTCCCTCTAGTCTACCTTTTCTGTTTTTAATATTATCTCTTGTTGGAACTGTACTTGGACCGTTTTCTTCAACACTTTCCAGGACCCTGGAAACTCAAGCGGACAGAGAGGCGCTTGTATTAACGAACGACAAAAAATCATTCATTAATACGGAGATCAAATTAGCAAAAGACAATAAATCCAGATTAAATCCTCATAAATTAGAAGTGATATTCGAACATTCTCATCCTACAACAATTGAAAGGATAGAATTCGCAGAAGGCTGGAAATAG
- a CDS encoding tetratricopeptide repeat protein yields MKNIKLLFLIIPFLLFVSSLTSQDHRTDIRDLNKLKNIIEGDSKVHSLTLPKKDEAILFLGYLGSSADSVYLCNLLNKEEFRDHYISIIRALGFLRSDNSVLCLIQKLKKNENVVEKWHIYEGLIYNIKDSNREKNTISELEKALRETVGDTRENFRKLLIRITNDKSGKYIEGINFEEIGSIFVSKGMPTQKLLAKMFEFNLKQNQYESLLPDLELITKKNKDLWIGYLLRGYCYYQLKRYYEAEINFKNSIELNPQDSNSYFYLGNIYSLKGAKVVSKQYYENALKYTPSVINEIIINEKIHEIDNSLRK; encoded by the coding sequence ATGAAAAACATCAAATTACTTTTCCTGATAATTCCGTTCTTATTATTTGTTTCAAGCCTAACCTCACAAGATCATAGGACTGACATTCGGGATCTCAATAAATTGAAGAATATAATTGAAGGAGATAGTAAAGTTCATTCGCTTACGCTTCCGAAGAAAGACGAGGCGATTTTATTTTTGGGTTATTTGGGAAGTTCTGCTGATTCGGTATACTTATGCAATTTATTAAATAAAGAAGAATTTAGGGATCATTACATATCGATTATTAGAGCATTAGGTTTTTTGCGCTCCGATAATTCCGTTTTATGCCTAATTCAAAAATTAAAGAAAAATGAAAACGTAGTCGAAAAATGGCATATATACGAAGGCTTAATTTATAATATAAAGGATTCTAACAGAGAAAAGAATACAATAAGCGAATTAGAAAAAGCGCTGAGAGAAACGGTAGGTGATACCAGGGAAAATTTTAGGAAACTCCTGATTCGTATAACAAACGATAAGAGTGGGAAATATATCGAGGGAATTAATTTCGAAGAAATTGGTTCGATTTTTGTATCTAAAGGGATGCCAACTCAAAAGCTTCTTGCTAAAATGTTTGAATTCAATCTTAAACAGAATCAATACGAGTCTTTGTTACCTGATTTGGAATTGATTACTAAAAAGAACAAAGATCTTTGGATCGGATATTTACTTAGGGGATATTGTTATTATCAGCTTAAAAGATATTATGAAGCAGAAATTAATTTTAAAAACTCGATAGAATTAAATCCACAGGATTCAAATTCCTATTTTTATCTAGGCAATATTTATAGTCTTAAGGGTGCAAAAGTAGTGTCTAAACAATATTACGAAAATGCTCTCAAATATACCCCGTCAGTTATCAATGAAATAATTATAAATGAGAAGATTCACGAAATAGACAACTCGCTCAGAAAATAG
- a CDS encoding DJ-1/PfpI family protein, which produces MKHLSHQPNRFAKFLYGSLALIILLGTVEYRMSSEILKVQIREEGSQIPSYQSRFGRKQPIITVIGENRMTELTDFMIPYGVLNSAKIAKVIAVFPKTGPVQMFPALKIEAENSFEQFDLEYPEGADYVIVPAVHYSEDIALLSFIQKQFAKGSTIVGVCDGVWVLANAGILKDHKATGHWFSFSKLEKEFPETKWIKDRRYIADRKIITTTGITASIPVSLALIEAISGKVKASEVAASLGAKDWKPTHKSSDFYLSGKDMYIAAKNYLGFWNHHNLGVRVSDGTDEVVLALQADSFSRTYRSEVFSVSNQKQIRTKSGLLLLVDKNEAEVANLDSILENMNGIAAAAAYEKNLSEIESKYGTNTAAFVALQMEYPWRK; this is translated from the coding sequence ATGAAACATCTTAGTCATCAACCAAATCGTTTTGCGAAATTCTTATATGGGAGTTTAGCTCTCATAATTTTGCTCGGAACTGTAGAATACAGAATGTCTTCCGAAATTTTGAAAGTCCAGATCCGAGAAGAAGGTTCCCAGATCCCAAGTTATCAATCCAGATTCGGCAGAAAACAACCAATCATTACAGTGATCGGTGAAAACCGAATGACCGAGCTGACCGATTTTATGATCCCTTATGGGGTTTTGAATTCTGCAAAAATTGCAAAGGTAATTGCAGTTTTTCCGAAAACCGGTCCGGTTCAAATGTTCCCTGCATTAAAGATAGAAGCCGAGAATTCTTTTGAACAGTTTGATCTTGAATATCCGGAAGGTGCAGATTATGTGATCGTGCCTGCAGTCCATTATTCGGAGGATATTGCTCTTCTATCATTTATACAAAAGCAATTTGCAAAAGGTTCTACGATTGTAGGCGTATGCGACGGTGTTTGGGTGCTCGCAAATGCAGGCATTCTGAAAGATCATAAAGCAACAGGTCATTGGTTTTCTTTTTCTAAATTAGAGAAAGAGTTTCCTGAAACTAAGTGGATCAAGGACAGAAGGTACATTGCTGATCGAAAGATCATTACTACTACTGGGATCACTGCATCCATTCCAGTCTCCTTAGCGCTAATAGAAGCAATTTCCGGAAAAGTGAAAGCCTCAGAAGTTGCAGCGAGCTTAGGGGCTAAGGACTGGAAACCCACTCATAAAAGTTCGGATTTCTATTTAAGTGGAAAAGATATGTATATTGCCGCAAAAAACTATCTTGGCTTTTGGAATCATCACAACTTAGGAGTTAGAGTCTCAGATGGAACAGATGAAGTAGTTTTAGCTCTACAAGCTGATTCCTTTTCCAGAACATATAGATCGGAAGTCTTTTCTGTTTCCAATCAAAAACAGATCCGAACTAAAAGCGGTTTACTATTACTTGTAGATAAGAATGAAGCAGAAGTCGCAAATTTAGATTCTATTTTAGAAAATATGAATGGAATCGCAGCAGCTGCAGCTTATGAGAAAAATTTATCTGAGATTGAATCTAAATATGGAACAAACACTGCGGCTTTTGTAGCATTGCAGATGGAATATCCATGGAGAAAGTAA
- a CDS encoding AraC family transcriptional regulator has protein sequence MDTFLAFGAGLSFLLSISEFIRNTKSPEIQGSNSGSKIKSIFNQPIGFFFLSLSIVQFHLYLELSNQLKEQLWFAEIHIPFLFFTGPLAYLYFRRLGGLTAKALHLVHFVPGFIAFLLLLPFILSDQNSKLEYVSVFPPRNIYFQFLFGLLVLGTISNLVYPLLLIGKIRKWKTFIQKEEGRAFSPFLALFYTSIFVISLFVFAQIFYMPLFTVAGAGLTLIVCSVFLSASTSPHLIISFEKIAREAGYNETRLQGIDVDSVVQKMQELMRDKKLYLDEELTLSILSEELKIKTHQLSEILNDKMKIGFREYITGFRLVEASKLLREEPQRSVLAVIYAAGFKSKSAFHKLFQEKYGCSPGEYRSSFSKKP, from the coding sequence ATGGATACGTTTCTGGCATTTGGAGCAGGGCTTTCGTTCTTACTGTCCATCTCCGAATTCATTCGAAATACTAAAAGCCCAGAAATCCAAGGCTCGAATTCCGGTTCCAAAATTAAGTCCATATTTAATCAGCCGATAGGCTTCTTCTTCCTATCCCTTTCTATAGTACAATTCCATTTGTATTTGGAATTATCTAACCAGCTAAAGGAACAGCTATGGTTTGCAGAAATTCATATCCCCTTTCTATTCTTTACCGGGCCATTGGCGTATTTGTATTTTAGAAGATTGGGAGGACTTACTGCAAAAGCGCTTCACTTGGTACATTTTGTTCCAGGATTTATTGCGTTTTTGCTCCTTCTACCTTTCATTCTATCCGATCAGAATTCCAAATTGGAATATGTAAGTGTATTTCCTCCCAGAAACATTTATTTCCAGTTCTTGTTTGGACTTTTGGTTTTAGGAACAATTTCTAACTTAGTGTATCCACTGCTACTGATCGGAAAGATCCGTAAATGGAAAACATTCATCCAGAAGGAAGAAGGTCGAGCATTCTCCCCGTTTCTTGCGCTTTTCTATACGAGTATATTTGTGATCTCACTGTTTGTATTCGCTCAGATCTTCTATATGCCATTGTTTACTGTTGCAGGCGCAGGCCTCACCTTGATTGTATGTTCCGTCTTTCTAAGCGCTTCTACTTCTCCACATCTAATCATTTCTTTCGAAAAGATAGCAAGGGAAGCAGGGTATAACGAGACCAGACTCCAAGGTATAGACGTGGATTCAGTCGTTCAAAAGATGCAAGAGCTGATGAGAGATAAAAAACTCTATCTGGATGAAGAGCTTACACTTTCAATTCTTTCCGAAGAATTAAAAATCAAGACTCACCAGTTATCAGAGATATTGAATGATAAGATGAAAATTGGTTTCAGAGAGTATATCACTGGATTTCGTTTGGTAGAAGCTTCCAAATTGTTAAGAGAAGAGCCTCAAAGATCCGTGCTTGCTGTAATTTACGCGGCAGGATTCAAATCCAAATCTGCATTTCATAAACTATTCCAGGAGAAATATGGATGTTCTCCTGGAGAATATCGTTCTTCTTTTTCTAAAAAACCCTAA
- a CDS encoding VOC family protein has product MKYLHAMIRVKDLDLALDFFCNKLGLKETRRHDHPEGRYTLVFLSELDENSPEIELTYNWDQEGAYTGGRNFGHLAFEVDNIYETCANLQAKGVIINRPPRDGRMAFIRSPDLISIELLQKGKSLEIAEPWKSMSNTGEW; this is encoded by the coding sequence ATGAAATACTTACACGCTATGATCCGAGTAAAAGATTTGGATCTCGCACTTGATTTTTTCTGCAATAAGTTAGGATTAAAAGAAACAAGAAGACATGATCATCCTGAAGGAAGATATACTCTTGTTTTCTTATCAGAATTGGATGAAAACTCTCCAGAGATCGAATTAACTTATAACTGGGACCAAGAAGGAGCTTATACAGGTGGAAGAAACTTCGGTCATCTTGCTTTTGAAGTGGATAATATCTATGAGACCTGCGCGAATCTTCAAGCTAAAGGTGTGATCATCAATCGCCCGCCTAGAGATGGAAGAATGGCATTTATTCGTTCTCCTGATTTAATTTCTATTGAGTTACTACAAAAAGGAAAATCTTTAGAGATCGCAGAACCTTGGAAAAGTATGAGTAATACCGGAGAATGGTAA
- a CDS encoding LIC10421/LIC12816 family protein encodes MKINKLTSLILVVGFLAGSSVFAVSQDTEDRLLEQALVSAAVTKEQKVAVATYLKAIAQQKSERAEELRALAKRSTGGKFLASNAQSEKFLKQAKALEAEAAKTQEFLNNL; translated from the coding sequence ATGAAAATCAACAAACTCACTTCTCTTATATTGGTAGTAGGCTTCTTAGCAGGATCTTCCGTTTTTGCAGTTTCTCAAGATACTGAAGATCGTCTTTTAGAGCAAGCTTTGGTATCCGCTGCGGTTACTAAAGAGCAAAAAGTTGCAGTCGCTACTTACTTGAAAGCAATCGCTCAACAAAAGAGCGAAAGAGCAGAAGAGTTAAGAGCATTGGCTAAACGTTCTACTGGTGGAAAATTCCTCGCTAGCAACGCTCAGTCTGAAAAATTCTTGAAACAAGCAAAAGCTCTTGAAGCAGAAGCTGCAAAAACACAAGAATTTCTAAACAATCTTTAA